Sequence from the Mycobacterium florentinum genome:
GCAAGCTGGCCAAGTCGTCGTTCCAGTTTCTCGACGGACAGCGGTGCGCGTTCCCCCACCGTCGCGGCCTGCACGTCCAACGGAAAGTCGTCGGCCGGAAGGTGCCCCGATCGATGTGTTCCGGCCAGCCGGGCCAGGGCGGTGAGCAGCGCCCGATAGTGCTCCAGCGGCTCGGGCATTTCGTAGTCGAGGCACTTGTGATATTGACGTTCGATTCCGTTGTCACCGAATCGGATTCGTTCGGTTATCAGTATCCCGGTGCCGCTCTCCCGGTGATAGTCGCCGAACACCACGCCGGGCACCGCGATAGGAAAACCGGGTGCCCGCGACAACGCGGCGAACCGCACCTCCGTCTCCATTTGCGTCTTGCCCCGATCGCGAATGGGGTTGTCGAGGTCGCGGGAGAACTTGACGAACAAGTCGGTATGCAAACCCGCTGTCGCCGTAGCGTATTCGACCGACAGCATGACCTTGCGACCCGTGCTGCCCCCGTGCACCTCGGCGAACTCCGCTATCCCGGTGACCGCGTTGCCGTCGCCGAGCATGCCCGAAGCCCGGAATGCGTCGGTGAGAAAGCGGGCCCCACCCTCACGCAACGACGCGGGGTCGGCGGGAAACGTCAGCTCGGACTCGTCACCGACGACCCACCGCGAAGTCACCTGATTACCAGGTCTGCTCGGCGGCGCGCACCAGCATGTGGTTGACCGCCACCCGACGATCGCGGGTCACCATGAACAGCACCGCGTCGGCGATGTCCTCCGGTCGCAGCTTGACCATGCCGGCCGTCTGCTTTTCGAATGCCTCTCGTGACGAGTCGGCCAGGTGGCTGAAGATTTCGGTATCGACGGTGCCGGGCCCGACCACGCCGACCCGAACCCGCTTGCCCAGTACCTCTTGGCGCAGCCCCTCGCTGAAGGCGTTCACACCGAATTTGGTCAGCGAGTAGACCGCGGTGTTGGGGCGGGCCACCCAGCCGGCGGTCGAGCTGATGGTGACCAGGTCGGCCACGCCGCGCCCGGCGTCGGCGGCGGCCTCGATCAGGTGGGGCAGCGCCGCCCGGGTCGCGTAGAGGACGCCCTG
This genomic interval carries:
- a CDS encoding SDR family NAD(P)-dependent oxidoreductase, coding for MTGTLTQTAALVTGASSGIGAATAKALAAEGAAVALLARRADRLADLKADVESRGGTALVVPADVTDAEQVAAAVRQTVAELGRLDILVNNAGLMQSAPATEAPLRDWDQMVSVNVQGVLYATRAALPHLIEAAADAGRGVADLVTISSTAGWVARPNTAVYSLTKFGVNAFSEGLRQEVLGKRVRVGVVGPGTVDTEIFSHLADSSREAFEKQTAGMVKLRPEDIADAVLFMVTRDRRVAVNHMLVRAAEQTW